The following proteins come from a genomic window of Nymphalis io chromosome 6, ilAglIoxx1.1, whole genome shotgun sequence:
- the LOC126769142 gene encoding uncharacterized PE-PGRS family protein PE_PGRS54-like isoform X3, with protein MRFNLICLIFITFYSSILTEVLANTDEKPTVPKDGQPSVPNDGEPSVGKDGEPSVGKDGVSSIGKDGGPAAGKDGVSSIGKDGVSSIGKDGGPAAGKDGVSSIGKDGGPAAGKDGVSSIGKDGGPAAGKDGVSSIGKDGGPAAGKDGVSSIGKDGGPAAGKAGEPAAGKDGVSSIGKDGEPSVGKDGVSSIGKDGGPAAGKDGVSSIGKDGVSSIGKDGGPAAGKDGVSSIGKDGGPAAGKDGVSSIGKDGGPAAGKDGVSSIGKDGGPAAGKDGVSSIGKDGEPAAGKAREPAAGKDGVSSIGKDGGPAAGKDGVSSIGKDGGPAAGKAGEPSVGKNGEPSVGKDAEPPIGKHGEKPAGNDGEPSIRKDGGPELTSRLGEKAPIKTDEIKDKRSNSSSTGKTIAILVSSMIIAVAFIWGTTIVYRRYKAKTYDVRRQNIELGNQN; from the exons ATgcgctttaatttaatttgtttaatattcataacg TTTTACAGCAGCATTTTAACGGAAGTACTTGCAAATACGGATGAAAAGCCAACGGTACCCAAAGATGGACAGCCATCGGTGCCCAATGATGGAGAGCCATCGGTAGGCAAGGATGGAGAACCATCAGTAGGCAAGGATGGAGTGTCATCAATAGGCAAGGATGGAGGGCCAGCAGCAGGCAAGGATGGAGTGTCATCAATAGGCAAGGATGGAGTGTCATCAATAGGCAAGGATGGAGGGCCAGCAGCAGGCAAGGATGGAGTGTCATCAATAGGCAAGGATGGAGGGCCAGCAGCAGGCAAGGATGGAGTGTCATCAATAGGCAAGGATGGAGGGCCAGCAGCAGGCAAGGATGGAGTGTCATCAATAGGAAAGGATGGAGGGCCAGCAGCAGGCAAGGATGGAGTGTCATCAATAGGCAAGGATGGAGGGCCAGCAGCAGGCAAGGCTGGAGAACCAGCAGCAGGCAAGGATGGAGTGTCATCAATAGGCAAGGATGGAGAACCATCAGTAGGCAAGGATGGAGTGTCATCAATAGGCAAGGATGGAGGGCCAGCAGCAGGCAAGGATGGAGTGTCATCAATAG GCAAGGATGGAGTGTCATCAATAGGCAAGGATGGAGGGCCAGCAGCAGGCAAGGATGGAGTGTCATCAATAGGCAAGGATGGAGGGCCAGCAGCAGGCAAGGATGGAGTGTCATCAATAGGCAAGGATGGAGGGCCAGCAGCAGGCAAGGATGGAGTGTCATCAATAGGCAAGGATGGAGGGCCAGCAGCAGGCAAGGATGGAGTGTCATCAATAGGCAAGGATGGTGAGCCAGCAGCAGGCAAGGCTAGAGAACCAGCAGCAGGCAAGGATGGAGTGTCATCAATAG GCAAGGATGGAGGGCCAGCAGCAGGCAAGGATGGAGTGTCATCAATAGGTAAGGATGGAGGGCCAGCAGCGGGCAAGGCTGGAGAACCATCAGTAGGCAAGAATGGAGAGCCATCAGTAGGCAAGGATGCCGAGCCTCCAATAGGTAAGCACGGAGAGAAACCAGCAGGCAATGATGGAGAGCCATCAATACGCAAGGATGGAGGGCCAGAGTTAACATCAAGATTGGGAGAAAAAGCACCGATTAAAACAGacgaaataaaagataaaag gtCTAATTCGTCGTCAACTGGGAAAACTATCGCCATACTGGTATCTTCGATGATCATCGCCGTAGCCTTCATTTGGGGTACAACAATAGTGTATCGGCGATATAAGGCTAAAACATAcg atgtcAGACGGCAAAACATTGAACTAGGAAATCAAAACTAG
- the LOC126769142 gene encoding uncharacterized PE-PGRS family protein PE_PGRS54-like isoform X6, with protein sequence MRFNLICLIFITFYSSILTEVLANTDEKPTVPKDGQPSVPNDGEPSVGKDGEPSVGKDGVSSIGKDGGPAAGKDGVSSIGKDGVSSIGKDGGPAAGKDGVSSIGKDGGPAAGKDGVSSIGKDGGPAAGKDGVSSIGKDGGPAAGKDGVSSIGKDGGPAAGKAGEPAAGKDGVSSIGKDGEPSVGKDGEPSVGKDGVSSIGKDGGPAAGKDGVSSIGKDGGPAAGKDGVSSIGKDGGPAAGKDGVSSIGKDGGPAAGKDGVSSIGKDGEPAAGKAREPAAGKDGVSSIGKDGGPAAGKDGVSSIGKDGGPAAGKAGEPSVGKNGEPSVGKDAEPPIGKHGEKPAGNDGEPSIRKDGGPELTSRLGEKAPIKTDEIKDKRSNSSSTGKTIAILVSSMIIAVAFIWGTTIVYRRYKAKTYDVRRQNIELGNQN encoded by the exons ATgcgctttaatttaatttgtttaatattcataacg TTTTACAGCAGCATTTTAACGGAAGTACTTGCAAATACGGATGAAAAGCCAACGGTACCCAAAGATGGACAGCCATCGGTGCCCAATGATGGAGAGCCATCGGTAGGCAAGGATGGAGAACCATCAGTAGGCAAGGATGGAGTGTCATCAATAGGCAAGGATGGAGGGCCAGCAGCAGGCAAGGATGGAGTGTCATCAATAGGCAAGGATGGAGTGTCATCAATAGGCAAGGATGGAGGGCCAGCAGCAGGCAAGGATGGAGTGTCATCAATAGGCAAGGATGGAGGGCCAGCAGCAGGCAAGGATGGAGTGTCATCAATAGGCAAGGATGGAGGGCCAGCAGCAGGCAAGGATGGAGTGTCATCAATAGGAAAGGATGGAGGGCCAGCAGCAGGCAAGGATGGAGTGTCATCAATAGGCAAGGATGGAGGGCCAGCAGCAGGCAAGGCTGGAGAACCAGCAGCAGGCAAGGATGGAGTGTCATCAATAGGCAAGGATGGAGAACCATCAGTAG GCAAGGATGGAGAACCATCAGTAGGCAAGGATGGAGTGTCATCAATAGGCAAGGATGGAGGGCCAGCAGCAGGCAAGGATGGAGTGTCATCAATAGGCAAGGATGGAGGGCCAGCAGCAGGCAAGGATGGAGTGTCATCAATAGGCAAGGATGGAGGGCCAGCAGCAGGCAAGGATGGAGTGTCATCAATAGGCAAGGATGGAGGGCCAGCAGCAGGCAAGGATGGAGTGTCATCAATAGGCAAGGATGGTGAGCCAGCAGCAGGCAAGGCTAGAGAACCAGCAGCAGGCAAGGATGGAGTGTCATCAATAG GCAAGGATGGAGGGCCAGCAGCAGGCAAGGATGGAGTGTCATCAATAGGTAAGGATGGAGGGCCAGCAGCGGGCAAGGCTGGAGAACCATCAGTAGGCAAGAATGGAGAGCCATCAGTAGGCAAGGATGCCGAGCCTCCAATAGGTAAGCACGGAGAGAAACCAGCAGGCAATGATGGAGAGCCATCAATACGCAAGGATGGAGGGCCAGAGTTAACATCAAGATTGGGAGAAAAAGCACCGATTAAAACAGacgaaataaaagataaaag gtCTAATTCGTCGTCAACTGGGAAAACTATCGCCATACTGGTATCTTCGATGATCATCGCCGTAGCCTTCATTTGGGGTACAACAATAGTGTATCGGCGATATAAGGCTAAAACATAcg atgtcAGACGGCAAAACATTGAACTAGGAAATCAAAACTAG